TCTATCACTTGTTGCGTCTCCCTACAATTAAATGAGTAAACAATGTACtgagaaattaataaaactatGTTAAATAGACTACTTTTGAGCTCCATTTTAATTCTTGGAGAAGAGTATAAACATGGTAATTGATTCACAAAAGAACCACAATGTTGGAAACTAGAAAAAGGTAAACATTTGCATGGCTGAGTTAAGAGAACAGACAGATACGAAACTGTTATTACAGGACTCAGATAGACTTATGCACCAGTTACTAAGCAGGTTCTTGGGCAAGTCCTTtctgtacatttattttcttatttataaaataagggtAATAATTCAAGTCAATTATCTGTTATCTGCAATTCTGAAGTCCAAGAGCTCTGAAAATCAGAAGTTGGttcagttttattttgatttcttagGTTTGTGGCACATTCATTTGATGGTGAAACCCAGGCTTTGTACTCAATCAGTTAGTGTGAATATTTATGAATTCTGCAGAAATAATGTTTGATCTTTTGGTGCTACCCTAAATTCTGCTGGATACATTTATATGTTATAcaaactttactttttttctaaaatctaaaCAATTCTGGCTTCTGAAAATTCTGGCCCCAGGGGTTTCAGATAAGAGACGGTATGCTTGTAATACCTTCCTCTTAGGGTTGTAACAGGATAAAGTTTCTTAAAACAGAACTCAGTAAATGATGAAGCTATCATTATTTATCATTAATTAAGCTTAAAAATTGGATTCCCACCCCATCCCTGAGAATGAACAAGAATTAACACTTAATGATCCTTAATCTTATTCTTAatgcttttatactttttttggtCAAGCTTGATTTATAGTATATCAGTTATTAAAATGGAATGTGTCTCATAAGCTGTTCTACTCTGAACACTTAACCTTCATTTCTGCAACGTTTACATACTTGGAAGGATACCTTATTTGCCTTTAGGTATTAGTTGACAGACTTAATTTTCAGTCATCTTTCCTAAGGGTCATCTTATGAAATTCATGGTTAGATTATGCATTATATACCTCTAACGAAAACACGAATGGATATGcttattttctttaagttctcAATAAAAGTAAGTTCTTAATATGTCATAAAACAATTTCTGTGTAAGTCATTAGTTAAAAGTACAAGAGCAAAAATACCCATCTAGATTTCATTCAGTGTTTCCCaagtagaattttctttttgtggttgAATTTTGGCATGTGTCCTATTTCTTCAAGCTATATAAAACCCTTTTGCTGTGTCTAATCCATGGCCTGCGGGCGTGGAGGACTGATTTTGCAATACTTTTCTAGCATTGGGAAACTTTTAACTAAAAATTTCGTATGCTGGAATacttggaagaaaaggaaaggtcaTTTAAAcaataccatattttaaaatgaagaaataaagcagcattttaaatatgcaatttTTGGTAATATACTTGCTATTAGTGAGAGTTAGGGTGAGACACATCAGTAACGAATCCAACTGCCACTATGGCTCTGGCCCCCCTGTCTTTCCTCTGGGAGGATGTTAGGGCCCACTTATGATTgcaacctgtgtgtgtgtttatccttTGTTTGGATACATGTTACTAGGTGCCCCACTCTTGGCCAGCAATTCCAGTGCCTGGGTGGTTTGCCTGAGCAAAGTGCCTGAGTGGGTAGGAATGTAGGGATAGGGCTTTGACCCAGAGCACAGGGGTGATAAGGTTTACTATAGTTGTAAGGATTAGAACGAAGGTTCTCTTCTGCTTCAGAAGTGGGAAGAGGAAGCAACACAGGATAGGATTTCTATCTGGTTCTAGGTCTCAGGCTTTCTCCATTCCATTTTGCCAACTCTACAACCAACTAACCACTACTGAACTTCCTCtccctgaagaagaaaaactttcaCTCACTTGTGAGGGAGAAGATCTGCATCCAGATCCTTTCTGTGCCATGATTAGCTGTGCTATATCAGGCCAGGTGTTTTCAGGAGTTTACGGCAGAGTGGCCCCTTTCAGCTCTTGCATTCCCCTACCTATGACATTAGACGAAAAGTGCAGGCATTCAGAGGAGTTCTTGTTTTACAGTTTCAAGCGATCTGACCTCAGGCGAAATCTCTTCACTCTAACAGatattccatcttaaaaaaaatcccatgaaCCGTAATTCCTATGAGTCTCTCTAAAGTACATTAAAGACTGGATTGATTATAATCTAGACAGAAATTTGTCTTTATGGTTGTTGTTTAATATCACTCAGTACATGCCAATactcttctttcacttagtttcTGGTCATCTATGAAGCTACTCATGGTATTACTCATTTAAACCCCTCcgagcctcagcttcttcatcctAAAGGAAAATAACAGGAAATAATGGCACAAATATGTTTTgataaacataaaaccttttGTAAACATAGGGTtttatttattatagcaaaaaaaaaaatctaataacatTGACATATGTCACATCTATAGTGGCCAGTAGCAAACATGCAGCATGCAGCTATAAAAAGTGGACagattttcattgttttgatttggAATGTAACAATATCTCCTGTTGGttatctccttcctttctccactGGCCCCAACTCTAAGCAGTATTCCACTGAACTGAAGAAACTGTACTGCCAAATTGCAAAGACATGCCCCATCCAGATCAAGGTGATGACCCCGCCTCCTCAAGGAGCTGTTATCCGCGCCATGCCTGTCTACAAAAAAGCTGAGCACGTCACTGAGGTGGTGAAGCGGTGTCCCAACCATGAGCTGAGCCGTGAATTCAATGAGGGTAAGCAGAATGTGAAGCTCTAACTGTCCAACTCCCTTGAAGGTCAACATTCTGTGGGTGTTTCTGTTTGAGACCTACCTATCTGGTTCAGACTTCTGCACTCTGATGGCAGATCAgtctgcctttattttttattttattttattttttttttatggctgacaGAGTATCtaacaataatgataaataaatccTTGGCTTTCATAGTGGTTGAACTATTTAATATTAGTAATTACTAGATGATCTGAGCTACTGGTTATCTTTACTCCTTActgcttccttctttttatttttcttgcctttaaaaaaataagaagaagaggccgggcatggtggctcacgcctgtaatcctagtgctttgggaggccgaggcgggcagatcatgaggtcaggagatcgagaccatcctggctaacacagtgaaaccctgtgcctactaaaaatacaaaaaattagctgggcatggtggcgggcacctgtagtcccagctacttgggaggctgaggcaggagagtggtgtgaacctgggaggcagatcttgcagtgagccaaaattgcgccactgcactccagcctgggtgacagagcgagactccttctcaaaaaaataaataaataagcggGTGCAAGGAGACTACGTGGTAGCTGTTCTACTTGGCCCAGGCTACCATATCTTCAGATTTAGTGTTTTCCCAGGAAGATTCTCAAGTCTAGACCAGTTGAGAGCTGGAAAGGTAAGAGAAAGGAGCACCAAACGAAAGAAATAacgaaaaaaatcagaagaagaaaagggggaaagaagATGAGAAGGCAAGTAATGGGTAAGGGGAATAAATAGAAGGCCTGGAGCATACTGTGGGCAGTCAAATAAAGGACTGGGAGTCGACGGATGAGGTATCTTGAAGGCCACGTTTAGGCTCTAGGCATGAATAAGTCATGCCTCATATTCTGCATCTCAGATCCTACAACAATTCAGCAGAAAAGGTCGGTATTTCCAAGAGTTCCCTTAGATCTGATATTATAGTTCCATGAAGGGAGACTGAATAGAGAGTGCTGAAAAGTGGAAAGTAAGAACAGGATAAAGCATAAGCAATCCTCAGAGAGTACTGAGGATGCCAAAGGTGTTGGGGGTTAGGAtactttatagaaaaaatattaaaatgtaaggaTTGATAAATATAGAGAATATAATGTTAGAGAAAATTAATGGAAGAAGAAAGATAATGGATcagaatttaaaagaagaaaataaagtcaaaataCTCTTTAAACAACTATTTTTTACACATTAATTTCGAGTCCTTGCCCACATGGCCACATTATCCGTACCTTTGTGTCCTGCCTTTCACTTAGCAATCTGCCATAAAGAATATTGCAATATAGATAGACTTCATTATCAGCCTACCTAACTTGGTATTTCACCAAGATAGTACAcgatttttaagtgttttctcattttttaaacataataatgGTTTTTAGTTTTAACCACACTAGATGATGCAACAGAGAACATTCTGATAGACTtagctttttacttttattgaatGGCTTTTGTAGACTGGGACTATGGGACTAACAGCTGTTAGAAACAGCTTTACAGGTCCTAATTCTTGGAGCATCTTCTTGCTTCTAGAGCTCTGCTAAGTATCACAATTTTATGAAACTTTACtcagtctcttttttaaaaattgcatccCTTTTCTTATACCCAACTTGGGACTCCTTCAGCACACAAATGCCAGAACTTTTCTTATCTTTATAATCAACACAATGTTCAAAAgttgaggaggaggaaagaagaaaaagtggaagTCATATCCTTGCTATCTTCTGCTTCTCCGTGTATTTGCTGGTCAGACTTTTGGGCAGCATTTTCTCagttaaactgatttttttaaaattaatttgcttctttccctttcattttcCAGGAAGCTGGCAAAATTTCCTCTGTGGGTGAGGTCGGAGATGTAGTTATAGAGTTCCATAAAGCTTGAATCCTTAATCTTAAACTCCAAATTATAGGACTGTTCCCTTAAATATAGATGTACATTCCAGTCCTTCCTGTGGCTATAAAGGTTAAGACACCTTCATGTATTTGATATCTGGCTACAGAATCTGTTCCTTTCTTCAAGgatgcacattttctttattctacgGACTATTTATTTTGCCACCAACATCTTGTTCATGCAATtccatgttattttctttatttttaaggtaaAGAACTAACTCTTTTATCATTTTCTGCTCTTCAGGACAGATTGCCCCTCCTAGTCATTTGATTCGAGTAGAGGGGAACAGCCATGCCCAGTATGTAGAAGACCCCATCACAGGAAGACAGAGTGTGCTGGTACCTTATGAGCCACCCCAGgtaaaaagcaaaccaaaccaaaacacaaCACTCTATGGACTGAGCAGACTTGAGAGAACATCTCTTTCAGCAACAGGGATGTTTCTAGCATCTATCACTGTCGTAGTTCTTGTCatcaaatatgtaatatttttgtatttttttctacctaTTCTCCACATGCTTTCCCTTCAGAATATCTAAATATACACTGGATTAACTTGGTAACACGGCTCTGTGCCCATTTTCCCATCTTAAGGGCAGATAACAATTGAACTGGCAATTGGGTGTATACATGGGATTGTTTTATCCAACTGGCAATTGGACGGGTAGTGGATGTGCAACAGTAGTGGATGCAAGTGTTACCGTAAGTGGGAAAGCCCAAGAGGGACCTCTTAGCTAAAGTTTGAATGAACAGATGATAGATTTGTAAATCTGTTGGTGAAGCAGAGTAGTGTGGTTGAAAATACACTGGTATAACAGAACCCAGTTTCTTTGGTTTGCTGGCTTGCTGTGTGGACCTTCGgcaactctctctctctagacCTCAGTTGCCTTACCCATAACTATGTACTTTGGACtggattatttttaattctgagaACGTTTTGAGCTCTAAGATGTTATTAATGCAAGTGTATATTCAGATCTATATTGTACCGTTTTATCCACATAGGGGAAATATTCTTGGAGCATTGCTACTGTTTTTGGCAATTATTCCCAGTTTTCCCTTTTCAGTGATATTCCCTATAGCCTATTTGAATTACATGATGTGGATCAGCTTACAAATGAATGGGATCAAAGATCACAAAATCTGTTAAAGCCAGTCTCACCTAATGTAGTGTTCAGTGTTGCAAACATTAGCTTTAAGCTTCCCTGGAGgcaagatgaagaaaaatctacaACAGGGTTCAGAGTTTGCCCTTTTAGGAGGAAGCATATCACTTCATCAGAATTGGAATTCCTTAAATAGAGGGAAGAACTGAGAGGGAACAACGTCAGTTTAAACCATTGTTAACACAGATTATTTTCCCCTTGTTTTCAGGTTGGCACTGAATTCACCACAGTCTTGTACAATTTCATGTGTAACAGCAGTTGTGTTGGAGGGATGAACCGCCGTCCAATTTTAATCATTGTTACTCTGGAAACCAGAGAGTAAGTGGCATATGTAAAAATTGTCATTCTACACAAAAAATCATGAGCAGAGGGCAAAGTGAAATTGTGGCTGCTTTATCATTAATTTTGCATGTAAAGCAGAGAGCTTGTCCTTTGTGTTTTAAATCCTTGCTATAAACAGTTACATAAAAGATCTAAGAAAgtggagacaaaggaaaatgagtaaagttagagggaaaaaaagagctaGAAAGGTGTGCAGTCACTTCATACCTGAATTCTTGACATTTGGCTGGAATCGTTCTGATTAGACAGTGGTCCTCAAGGCATTTGACCGTTTTTTTTAAGTCTGCGCGGCCTTAGGGGATTTTATCCTGAGACATCCACTGGCTTAACTCAAGTTTCCTTCAAAATATGTAGCTAAATACAGCTGTTCAGCTAATAGCTTGGAGGCTCTTTGGAGAACAAATGGAATGTTATTTACTAATATTACTTGTGGCATGTTAGCACTTTTGTGTTCTGCCAAGTACTTTTGGGTCCATTCTCAAAGCTGCCATGGCTAAGCTGGTAGTACATTAGCGATGGCCCATATGGGAAATGGAAGTGGGAGATCTCCAGGGGACTTTCCAAATGCTTTGAATTTAactctttcttcccctttattCTAATTCCTAGTGGGCAAGTCCTGGGCCGACGCTGCTTTGAGGCCCGGATCTGTGCTTGCCCAGGAAGAGACAGGAAGGCGGATGAAGATAGCATCAGAAAGCAGCAAGTTTCGGACAGTACAAAGAACGGTGATGGTACGAAGCGCCGTAAGTAGATGTAGTGGCCAAATGGGGTAGGGTTGAGTCTACTCCAGATGTTGGAGAATGGGGTGATATTGGAGAAGCTGCATGATAAGACCTGTGACCTTCAGCAGCAAGTGGGACATCAGCCCTCAGAGCCAGTGagaataggaatagcattgaagtGGACTCCAGGCATGTCCTATAGCTTTGCACAAGCAGGTAGTCATTGTGACAATGTCTTAGTCCAGAGATTCTCAAAATATGACTTCCACACCAGTAGCATAAACATCATCTATTCACAGACACACACTGGCAAGATACGGGGTTTCCTGCAACGTTACTTAAGCCAGAGGGTATTTCCCAGCAtactgaatttcttttatttttccctgccATCCTTCCACCTCCTTATTGCTAGGATCACAATCAATGTAAAAACAATTGTACCCAGTTAAATGGATGCTTAGGAATAGAGCCTCTAATCTTACACGTGTTGCTGGTACTACTGTCTgtttaatatgtattattaaatctgattaatattaatatgtaattattaaGTATATTTAATATGCATTATTGCTTTAGAAATGTTCCCAGGATGAAACTTGTATTTTTCCTCCACCAGCGTTTCGTCAAAACACACATGGTATCCAGATGACATCCATCAAGAAACGAAGATCCCCAGATGATGAACTGTTATACTTACCGGTAGGTCTCCCTTGGGTGTTCATGATTGtttcattttaactttctttgaATGAGCTTTTACAGTATGATCATCATCTTGTTATCTGTGGCAATGGGAAAGGAGGTGTCTTAGTCAGTTGAAGTTGTACAACAAACTACCCTAGACTAGAGGGCTTGTAAACAACGGAAGTTTAttttctagaggctggaagtctgagatcgaGGTGCCCCTCTGGTCGGGTTCTGGTGAGAGTTCTCTTCTGAGTTGCAAACTGCCATTTTCTCCTTGTATTCTCATACAGTGGAGAGGGCTAGAGAGCTCTCTagggtggttgttttttttttttttccataagggCACAAATCCCATTAATGAAGgccccactctcatgacctacATTACTTCCCAAAGGACTCACCTTCTAATGTCATCACAATGGAGTTAAAATTTCCATCTATGAACTTTGGAAGGACACAAACTTTTAGTCCATAAccgggatgggggaggggggttGAGAGCTGGTGATATAcaggagagaaaatatatatttttttaattagaatattcttctttctctccacaGTTTTGGACTGTGTTACTAGCATGAGATTCTCTACTTACCTACCCACCCAACTAAAGCTAAACTCCTAATAGAATTTTTCTTACCCAAATATTTGAAGTTAATTTGCCATTCATTATTTCAGAATGATAAGATTATCCTAGGCAGCATGGCCATAGAAATTTAGGCCTAAAATTTCGTCAGAAAAAGTTCACAAAATTGATAATGCAGCAATTATAGCCCTGACTTTGATGTCTTTTAGGCAGCACTATAAAGAAAGTCAAGCAAGGCAGAACCCTGAGTTACAGTTGGCCCTCCCTATCTGTGTGCTCCatatctgcagattcaaccacaGATCTAAAATAGTTGgaaaagcacaataaaaaataataatacaccaatcaaaataatacaactaTAATAATATAGTAAAACAACTAACtgaatagcatttacattatatcagatattataagtaatctagaggtaatttaaagtatacagaggatgtgcataggttacatgcaaatactacaccattttatataagggacttgagcaacCTAGGATTTTAGTATCCATGGAGGCCAGGTGGGGTAGGTAGTCCTGGAATCAGTGCTCTGCTGATACCAAAA
This window of the Theropithecus gelada isolate Dixy chromosome 2, Tgel_1.0, whole genome shotgun sequence genome carries:
- the TP63 gene encoding tumor protein 63 isoform X10, which translates into the protein MLYLENNAQTQFSEPQYTNLGLLNSMDQQIQNGSSSTSPYNTDHAQNSVTAPSPYAQPSSTFDALSPSPAIPSNTDYPGPHSFDVSFQQSSTAKSATWTYSTELKKLYCQIAKTCPIQIKVMTPPPQGAVIRAMPVYKKAEHVTEVVKRCPNHELSREFNEGQIAPPSHLIRVEGNSHAQYVEDPITGRQSVLVPYEPPQVGTEFTTVLYNFMCNSSCVGGMNRRPILIIVTLETRDGQVLGRRCFEARICACPGRDRKADEDSIRKQQVSDSTKNGDAFRQNTHGIQMTSIKKRRSPDDELLYLPVRGRETYEMLLKIKESLELMQYLPQHTIETYRQQQQQQHQHLLQKQTSIQSQSSYGNSSPPLNKMNSMNKLPSVSQLINPQQRNALTPTTIPDGMGANRFGKSKNP
- the TP63 gene encoding tumor protein 63 isoform X11, translated to MLYLENNAQTQFSEPQYTNLGLLNSMDQQIQNGSSSTSPYNTDHAQNSVTAPSPYAQPSSTFDALSPSPAIPSNTDYPGPHSFDVSFQQSSTAKSATWTYSTELKKLYCQIAKTCPIQIKVMTPPPQGAVIRAMPVYKKAEHVTEVVKRCPNHELSREFNEGQIAPPSHLIRVEGNSHAQYVEDPITGRQSVLVPYEPPQVGTEFTTVLYNFMCNSSCVGGMNRRPILIIVTLETRDGQVLGRRCFEARICACPGRDRKADEDSIRKQQVSDSTKNGDGTKRPFRQNTHGIQMTSIKKRRSPDDELLYLPVRGRETYEMLLKIKESLELMQYLPQHTIETYRQQQQQQHQHLLQKHLLSACFRNELVEPRRETPKQSDVFFRHSNPPNRSVYP
- the TP63 gene encoding tumor protein 63 isoform X9 encodes the protein MLYLENNAQTQFSEPQYTNLGLLNSMDQQIQNGSSSTSPYNTDHAQNSVTAPSPYAQPSSTFDALSPSPAIPSNTDYPGPHSFDVSFQQSSTAKSATWTYSTELKKLYCQIAKTCPIQIKVMTPPPQGAVIRAMPVYKKAEHVTEVVKRCPNHELSREFNEGQIAPPSHLIRVEGNSHAQYVEDPITGRQSVLVPYEPPQVGTEFTTVLYNFMCNSSCVGGMNRRPILIIVTLETRDGQVLGRRCFEARICACPGRDRKADEDSIRKQQVSDSTKNGDGTKRPFRQNTHGIQMTSIKKRRSPDDELLYLPVRGRETYEMLLKIKESLELMQYLPQHTIETYRQQQQQQHQHLLQKQTSIQSQSSYGNSSPPLNKMNSMNKLPSVSQLINPQQRNALTPTTIPDGMGANRFGKSKNP
- the TP63 gene encoding tumor protein 63 isoform X12; the protein is MLYLENNAQTQFSEYSTELKKLYCQIAKTCPIQIKVMTPPPQGAVIRAMPVYKKAEHVTEVVKRCPNHELSREFNEGQIAPPSHLIRVEGNSHAQYVEDPITGRQSVLVPYEPPQVGTEFTTVLYNFMCNSSCVGGMNRRPILIIVTLETRDGQVLGRRCFEARICACPGRDRKADEDSIRKQQVSDSTKNGDAFRQNTHGIQMTSIKKRRSPDDELLYLPVRGRETYEMLLKIKESLELMQYLPQHTIETYRQQQQQQHQHLLQKQTSIQSQSSYGNSSPPLNKMNSMNKLPSVSQLINPQQRNALTPTTIPDGMGANRFGKSKNP